Within Rhipicephalus microplus isolate Deutch F79 chromosome 9, USDA_Rmic, whole genome shotgun sequence, the genomic segment GTCACTGACGGCACGCAGATATGTAATTGATGATAAGCTCTCTTGATGACTAGTTAGTATTAGATCTAAGATGCTGGAATTGCTCTCTGTAACGCGCGTTGGTTGGGATACAAGTTGGGTTAGATTGCAATTCAGGCAGAAATCTATGAAGTCCCTTGCGGGCTCACTGCCCACAGCTGACGGGACGCTACTACTCCAATCTATTTGAGGGAAATTAAAATCGCCGAAAAGCAGTATCTCTGCTTGCGGATACTGTTTCCCAAGGTCACTCAGGTTGTTGTTGAGCTTATATGCGAAATCTGGGTCACTGTTCGGGGGCCTATAACAAACGCCTACAAGGACAGTATGAGGGCGAGCACGGCAAACGACCCAAAGAATTTCAAGTTCAGGAGAGTTGGTCCTGGCCACCGAGCACGATAACTGTTGGTGCACAGCCATCAGAACCCCGCCTCCACGTGCGCCTGTACGGTCCTTACGATAAAGTTGAAATCCAGGTAGGTGATCTAGCACTTCTGCATCGGTTATATCATTTGTCAGCCAAGACTCGGTTATCACCAATACGTTACTGCTTGATGACAAAACAAGCTCAGAAAAAGTTATGCGTTTCGGAAAAAAACTGCGCGCGTTAGCAAAGACTACCGAAAGTGACAGGCCAGATTGAGGTGTGGGGGTGTGCCCGGCAGATTTGCGCCGAGGAAATTGCTACGACGCTTCCCTTACAGTTTGCGATTGCTCATCGTAGACGTAGCGCTTGTGACCCATTAGCAGTGTCTTGTACGTGATGGAAAAAGGCAGCGACTTGGTTTTAGCAAAGGCAATCAATTGCCGACGGACATTTTGCACACGACGTGAAAAATCTTCACCAACACTAAAAGTGGTTCCTTTAAATTTCCGTCCATTAGAAAGAATCTCTCCTTTTGTTTTATGGAATGCGAATTTAACTATTATGGGGCGATGGTGGTTAGTACCCTTGCGGCGACCCAGACGATGCGCGCGCTCAATTTCCTTCGGATCGATGGAAATACCTAGACGATCACGGCAGTGCTTGATGACAAGTTGTTCAACTTGGACAAGTGCTTCCGATCCAGTTGATTCAGGAAGGCCATAAAATATGAGGTTATTGCGCCGAGAATGATTCTCGGCTTCATCCACGCGCGCTTCAAGCTTGCGCAGAAGGTCGCTCGCGCGAGCGGTGTCTCTTCTGAGCGCTTCCACATCAGTACGTAAGGAAATAATATTTTGACAGTGCCCTTCCAGATCAGTCATGCGTCTACTGAGATCTGCTATAGATTTATCTGTTGATAGCAAATGGGACTTAAGGTCCTGTACCTGACTGATTAATTCCGTCTGACCGGCAGACAATTTCTGCAGTTCAGTTAGTACAGCATTAGAAGCAGGACCCGGATTGCTTTCAATATCGCCCGACATCATCAACAAGGCACGAATAACACGAGAACACTCAAGTGCAACAAGAACGCAGCagtgtgggctcggcagctgaaaCAGCAGGTAATTACTAGACTTCTTAGCGAGAAGACTGTAAGTTTTACTAACCTGCATGACAAGAGTGAAAGGATTAGCggtctgcgttggtgcacagccgccgagcccacacaGCGCCGCCGGCAAAGGCCGCTCTTTTGTAGTCGACACAGGCATCGATGCCGATGCTGATAGCGTCGACCAGGTTTTGTCGAGGACCATGTAGCTGACCGGTGGCGCCGGAAGGGATCCAGATCTGTTGCGTGAGGTGAAATCCAGTGGTTCCAAGTACGTTGCGGTTGATAAGCTTGTGTCGAAGACCAAGAGGGCGTGACAGGTAAGCGTGCCACTTTCGCTGGAACGATGTTGATACTGCAACGGTGTGGTCAAGGAAGCTGGCAGGAAAACGGAAAGCAGTATGCGCAGGAATGCGCACTGAAACACCTGCATGACAAGAGTGAAAGGATTAGCggtctgcgttggtgcacagccgccgagcccacacaGCGCCGCCGGCAAAGGCCGCTCTTTTGTAGTCGACACAGGCATCGATGCCGATGCTGATAGCGTCGACCAGGTTTTGTCGAGGACCATGTAGCTGACCGGTGGCGCCGGAAGGGATCCAGATCTGTTGCGTGAGGTGAAATCCAGTGGTTCCAAGTACGTTGCGGTTGATAAGCTTGTGTCGAAGACCAAGAGGGCGTGACAGGTAAGCGTGCCACTTTCGCTGGAACGATGTTGATACTGCAACGGTGTGGTCAAGGAAGCTGGCAGGAAAACGGAAAGCAGTATGCGCAGGAATGCGCACTGAAACACCTGCATGACAAGAGTGAAAGGATTAGCggtctgcgttggtgcacagccgccgagcccacacaGCGCCGCCGGCAAAGGCCGCTCTTTTGTAGTCGACACAGGCATCGATGCCGATGCTGATAGCGTCGACCAGGTTTTGTCGAGGACCATGTAGCTGACCGGTGGCGCCGGAA encodes:
- the LOC142772143 gene encoding uncharacterized protein LOC142772143; translation: MQVFQCAFLRILLSVFLPASLTTPLQYQHRSSESGTLTCHALLVFDTSLSTATYLEPLDFTSRNRSGSLPAPPVSYMVLDKTWSTLSASASMPVSTTKERPLPAALCGLGGCAPTQTANPFTLVMQVFQCAFLRILLSVFLPASLTTPLQYQHRSSESGTLTCHALLVFDTSLSTATYLEPLDFTSRNRSGSLPAPPVSYMVLDKTWSTLSASASMPVSTTKERPLPAALCGLGGCAPTQTANPFTLVMQVFQCAFLRILLSVFLPASLTTPLQYQHRSSESGTLTCHALLVFDTSLSTATYLEPLDFTSRNRSGSLPAPPVSYMVLDKTWSTLSASASMPVSTTKERPLPAALCGLGGCAPTQTANPFTLVMQVSKTYSLLAKKSSNYLLFQLPSPHCCVLVALECSRVIRALLMMSGDIESNPGPASNAVLTELQKLSAGQTELISQVQDLKSHLLSTDKSIADLSRRMTDLEGHCQNIISLRTDVEALRRDTARASDLLRKLEARVDEAENHSRRNNLIFYGLPESTGSEALVQVEQLVIKHCRDRLGISIDPKEIERAHRLGRRKGTNHHRPIIVKFAFHKTKGEILSNGRKFKGTTFSVGEDFSRRVQNVRRQLIAFAKTKSLPFSITYKTLLMGHKRYVYDEQSQTVREAS